DNA sequence from the Phoenix dactylifera cultivar Barhee BC4 chromosome 13, palm_55x_up_171113_PBpolish2nd_filt_p, whole genome shotgun sequence genome:
TCCACTATACAGCCGATATGTTCTTCGGCGAGTTGCCACCAGACAGCACGTCGACAGGATCGACCATTTTGCACGATCCGATGGTGCACTTGGATTTCCCCAGCCAGCCATCGCTTGTGAAAGATGTCCTCAACTCGCTGCCCCATGACACTGGGTTTTTTCCTGGGTCAAATGGGGTTGGTGAGTTGGAGGATGGCTATGCTGGCCAGCTTGGGAGACAGCAGTCAgataagaaaaggaagaaaggagttTCCAGACAGGTGGAAGAGGCTGGGAGCTTGAAAAATGAGAAGCAAAGGAGGGAAAGGATTACCAAAAAATACGATGATCTCAAGTCGCTGATACCAGATTCGACCAAGGTATATCAGACTTCAACCCTATTCAACAATCGGctctattttttctattttgccTCTCTCAAAAATTGCTAGCAGTATTTCATGTCAAGCTTTCGCTTTCGCCTTCTTCATCCAATCTGTTCTCCAAATATAATTAGCGCATGCAAAATAATGAGTTATAACTTCTACTACGATGCTTGTTGATCTTTTTCTCCCTTCCATTTGATCAATTCTTCTCCACGTATTTGCTAGCTTCTTCAGAAAattttgttgtttttgatgaggttttcaaaaatttttgcaaaaaaaaaaatgttaaattTGAAGCAAGATAGAGCCAGCATCATCGCCGATGCGACCGACTACATAAATGAGCTGCTAAGAACGGTCAAAGAGCTCAAGATACTGGTTGCAGAGAAAAGACACAGAAGAGAGTGGGGCAAGAAACTGATCGTGGGAGATGGAGTAGATGGAGATGTGGAGAGCTCCTCTATAAAACCTTTCATAGATGATGGAGATCGTGCGTTCAGGGGATCTCTGAGGAGCTCATGGATCCAAAGGAAATCTAGGGAGACATTTGTGGATGTCCGCATCATCGAGGATGAGGTTTATATCAAGCTAACTCAGCGTAAGAAGATGGATTGCTTGGTTGTTGTGTCGCAGGTCCTGGATGAACTGCAGCTTGAGCTCCTCCACTTGTCAGGTGGAAATATTGGAGATTCTCACATCTTCATCTTCAACACCAAGGTCTGTTCCATAATCTTTTCTGTTTTGCTTCATAGCATCTTGCTTTCTTGTTTTGGCTAGTGAAGCATGGATTGGTTTCCCATGCAGATCCATGAAGGTTCTTCAGTTTATGCAAGTGCGATAGCAAAGAAGCTGATTGAAGTTTTGGATGTGCCATACCCACCTTTACCTGTTAGCTTCTAGGGTTTGGATTTCAAATATCGTATTTAAGCTTTTGCTTCAAAGTTGGGTGAAGGGAATATGCATGAGTTGGTAGGAGTACCGTGGATAGAAGTTGGCAGGTAAGACTCGGAATCTCTTTTCAGAGAAGGGCTCTGATATTACAACTACAGTACAATTTATTTATGCACCCTCATATTACTCGTCTTGTAAGCTGGTTGCTAGTCTCTCGAACTGCTTGAGATGAAGACAACAAGTTAATGACATTGAgtgtttgaaatatatatatatatatccctcAAAGAAAAGTATCATTATATACCACCCTTTTATTCAAGTCACCATCTGTAGCAAAAAATATACAAGAATTATATCATACATGTCTATGCACACAAATACATGCATATATGCGAAACATGCATGAGCACACACATAACATGTTATCTTGAAATTTGGAAATGGTGAGATGAAAAGAATGAGACCACAGATTGCGAGAATGATATATTACACAATCCAAGCCATGAAGCAGTGGCTCCTTTAATTTCCACGGGGATCCATTATAAGCAATTTGGCAATTGTAtaactatttttatattttcagttTCACCATTTCTCATTTTGGCAAAATGTATACgcatgaaaattttatttctttgagCTTTAAGGAGGAAAGAAACTAGATTTATAAGCATACAAGAATTGTCTATAAGAGGAATAGATGTAGGAGAACTTTGCTTGATTTAAACATATTTAACCATCCAGTGATCATAAAATCGTCTTAGCCACTACGTATAGAGCATCGGCAGCCACCTCATCGCAGCTCAAGATGCGGAATTGGGAAAGTCAGATAGCTTGTGTGCCAGTCAACTTGGCCTAGCCCAATAAATATAGGTCGTAGTGGATTTCAGTCTCTCCTCTCAAATCTAAGAAAGAAGATTCTTCTAAAAGTCTATTTAAATATTCCTATATGATTGGGTGGAAAATTTTGCAGAATTGCCTATTTAAGCATGGCTCTATCAACCCAACACCTTCGAGCCTAAATCATGTGGGAAGATAAAAGGACCTTTATGGATTTTTTTGCCTTCTTGCAGCCCAAAGACTGGGATTTGGACATAGCTCTTAGAAGGCCAAGTTATACGGGCCAACAGGTTGGATTTCTATGAAATTTTCAATCCAATCCTATAGAAACATCGAAACAGGATCTAAAAGTGGCACTAGGCTAAGGTGGAATAAGACATGGGTGGCAAAAAGACACGAGGAATTAGCTTGTGAGCAATAGAGCTAGTGGAGCATCAAGCTCCCACTATTAATGGTGATAATCAAGAAGACATAGAGAATGAAACCCTTAAATGCATTGAAAGCTCCAAAGAAGCTTCACTCACGATTGAGCAAACTCACGGAGGACACATATGCTAACCCATATTGAAGTTCTCTGGTCCGAACCCTTAATAGTTTGAAATGATTGTGGACTAGATTGGTTGGCTCAAATGATCATGCGCACCCAAACAAGCTCTGGATCCGATGGGACTTAGGCTAAATGCAAATGTTAGGGTCAGGCCGTACCAAATCTGCCAAGAGTAGCCTCAAATAGGTAGGGAAGCCACCCTAGGGACCCTTTGGCCGAACCCAAACTGCATTATTGTGTTGAACACCCTAATTCTTCCCTCCCAATGCCAGTCCCTATCCTCCTGGTGCGAAGCACTAATTATTCCCAAGTTGCAAGGAAGGGAGGTGTGAACTTAGAGCCAGAATTCTATGTAGTGCTCGATGCCCTCGATCAAGAGATGGATGGCTACGATCAGCGATGTGTCATGCATGACACATAAGACCTCCTTGTTTAATAGATATTCTCACTCTATAATGCAAACCATGCATTGCAGAGGATTCATGCTTGCGGACTTATCCCTGCATCCCTCTCAGTTGAGACACCTAATTAGCACCTTCTTCTCATGCCTTAGTTGTTCTCCTTGACAAGGGCTAAAGCTGAGGGTCATTGTTTCGGTTCTATCATTCCACTGGCAGCTGATGGTGATCAGTGTTCAAAGTTTTGGCCTTTTTGGGGAGATCAACTTTTCGACCAAGAAGGTACAACCAATTCTTATCTCAACAACCTCGCTTCTGTTACCCTTGTCTCTACCGATGATCATGCTCCTATCGATTCTTTACCCCGCAACGCTTTTGCAGCGGCATGTTGCTctgagccttttttttttatgaaaacgacaattcatatagctctaacgtaaGTACAACCTGTCAAATCAAGAGAAAGTAAAAGTACAAGGGTTAGGGTATGTCCACCGCCGATGTCTATAGAAACTTTCCGAAGTGCCGGGTGACAAAGAAAGTGACTCAGtctgctgcactgttcgcctcTCTGAACGCATGTGATATGTGAACATCTCTCAACTTCTAAACCAGTCTACGAAACATTCGGATGAGGGGATGACTGTCACCGTACTTATCCACTTCCTGAATCCAGTCGATCACCATAGAAGAATCCCTCTCGAGGCACACTCTCCGAGCCTTAGCGACCACCCAAAACTAATGAAGCTATTTCCAACGAAGATTGAGGGAGGTATGAGACCCAAtaatcccacatcggaaagactcgttccagagcctgcgcatatgaggcgggtgtctccaaatcctgcagacgcattttgggtggaaaacaaaaccggggaggggtgaaggacgcttgcgtgaagctccagaaccggacaatatctggcaggggagccccatgttcccccctcatgtggcccccacgtgggcactaggtacctcacgtgcctcgcagaggcaggGGCGTGACACACCATTCCCTGGCTTCATGAAGATATTAGTGTAGAACTACTAAGTCTAAGGGTGGCTAAGCCGACTTTCTTGGTTACATGTAAATTTAGTTAGACTTCTGTGTTATCCTAGAAACGTCTCGGTGGTTTTTCCACCGACCTACTCCATAGTTGCTTGTTTGCAATCGACATCACCAATACATCATCGTTGCATCAACTTTTTTAGTGGCTCATGACTTTCGCAAAAATTGAGAAAcacatgaaacaatttcaagtTGGCGTCTTACCTAACAGAGGCTAATCAACGCTCTTATTTTCTTGCTGGAGTAGATGGTGAGCAAGTTGAATTGGCGTGTTGAGGCATGCTCAAGTGGCCCACTTTCAATATATTAGCTTCCTCGTCTACAAAAATGCAAActtataaataatattaaatataaaaaatcttGAAAATAAATAGTAATAGGTTGTTGTAATTTTTATTCATACGAGATTTTTAATCCACGTCATATTCTCCTACCGCACCTAACTTCTACCAGCTCATCATGGGTCAATTCAGAAGCAATTGCTATGCTTTGCATTTTATTAAGCCTTAATGCTATCCAggcttttacttttcctaatgGGTTCCATGTAGGTAGAGCTCATATAATCATCCTAGTTAAATCCCGAAGTCTATGGGAAGGAATTTTATACAAAGACATCAAGATTTTCTAGTTATGGTCTTATATACTAATTAATATATACTCGACAAGCATGTAAATTAGGAGAAGAAACGACACTCGATCTGTTCTGAATGTTTCCtgtactttctcctttctatCAACCTTTTTTTTCATAAGGTTAACTATTTTGTGTTTCAGTTCCTTAGTAGGTGGAGCTCTgctttttgtcaaaaaaaagaaaagaaaaaaagtaaggTACATCGGCTTAACAAAAAAATTGAACAAATAGAGGAGGCAACTTACTCTGCTTGGCATCTAACTTGATCCGATCTGATTATAATAAGATGGATTTTATCTGACCTATAGTGGATTTGAAATGGATATAGATAAGGGTAAAATTCATCCTGAATCAATCgaatatatataactttccatagatcctcattggtaaaagaaaaaagatttatATGAAAAAAATTGTAACTTTATTTGACTCGAGGTAAATACACAATAGGCACGAACAATGGCCAATCCGGCCTATACCTGATCCAGTGACATAGCTATCAACAAGCCTTTATTTTAGCATATAAATTACCATGTTCAAGAATTTATGCTAGACTCATGTCTGGTAAGTAGAAAAATCCCTGGataattatctttttttaaagATAAACAGCAAGATCAATCTCAATAACTAAAATATAAGATATCTAAAAGCATACATGTTGGTAAAGAAAATGAAGGAAGAGAGTAGTAACTTGATAATTAAAACACATACCCGTCAACTAGCTAGCTTGGTTCCTTACCATGAAGTAGTAGCAACTATCTGCTTTCGTTCACTATCAATggtgaattttcttttataaaatataaaatatagacTGGTCGTCTAGAAAATTATGCAATATAGTTGCAATGAGGTGGTTATCGATGGTTTGGATCCAACCACTTGGTTTGACAAATAATCTGCTCAAGAAATTGACAGGTTTCAAACCTTTTGATAGGTTCAATCCTAAGAAATTGACAAATTCAAGCAACTTATGGacttaaattttaattaaaacaaaaaaggctagacttggaaaaaaaaaataattttatctcACTTTGAGGACGAATAAGAATATGATTGTAGACTGCGTCCACATAGACAAATGTCACAAAATAATAGTGCCAAGCAATAAATTAGGAGAAATTATATCTTACATGGTTTGTATCAGccacctaatttttttttatatggccCTATTAATCATGTGCATGTATATGTAATTGGCCATATGACTTCGTAGGCACGCCAATGTTGACACACGGCTAGAGTATAATTTGGTCCATGCCAGGTGGGGCCCAATTAACTGGCTGGCTTCTCGGAGCCAATAAAGCCGAGCCGCGTCCGGCCCGCTTCGATCGCGGTGGGGCCCGGCCCGGTGGGTGGGCTGGTACGGATACAACTGGTGGTGACGCGCCACCGACGACGACCAAATAAGGGGCGGCCTCTGGATCCGACGGTCGAGATCGAGCGACCGACGGAACCGCGGGCGGTCAGATCTGGATCTCACTTCGGAACTGCAGTCCAAAGCGCGTCGTTAGGGCGCCGCTCGTCTATAAGTACGAGGTTCCTCTACTTGCACCCCTGCGTCCAACCCTAAGCCAGAACTCAGCAGCAGAAGCTAGGGTTTCTTTGGGGTCTCTCTTGTTCTCTATCTTCCTCTTAAGGTAAGGAGATCTTGTTCTCTCTCTTCGTATTTAGATCATGTCAATGAGTTCTGTTCTTTGATTTCTTGGGTTTTCTTCATGTTTCTTTCCTATTCTGAGGGATCTTTGTTAGTGGACCTGGTACGGTTCcatggagattttttttttcgtgaTTTTTTTGACTATTTTTTGGGTTCCCCGCAACTTGAGATGGCTAGATCTGGTGCATTTAGTTGTTTAAGTGCTACTATGTGGTTTCTTGACGCTTTATGtgcgttttcttttgaaatagcTGGATGTGGTACAGGCAGTGGCTTTCAGTGATTTCAGTTTTTGGCTGTCTGGAAATGGGTGGATCTTGAGTATTTTGTTGTTAAATTAGGTATTTTTCTAGTAGGGCTTCTCTTGATTCATATGAAGTGAGATTAGGTAGGTCAGATAGGTTCCGATTCGGATCATTGTTGTTTAGATTTGTGTAGATTTCGCGGAaagattgtctttttcattgtaCCATGATTGTTCTCTTTAAGATGGTAATGTCGTTTAGATTTGGGTGAACTTGAGGATTTTGATGTTGGTTCAATCTGAAACCGGGGTAGATTGTTGGCACAGCTTTCGTgtcttattttttttgcttattATTGGCTGGATCTATGGATCTAACTTGATTCTTTGGATTTTGGGGCATTGGGATGAATTTTGCTGGATATAGTTCTTTCAATAAAATGTTTGGTGTTAAAATTTTTAGATCTCAGCGTTACCTGCAAGTTGTATGCTTTTAAagtttttatcttttatttcagCAAGTTGGGTTTTACCTTTGTTTGATGCTCTGTCATTTTGCTTTTCCTCCTTACAATAAACCAACCCCTTCACCAGGCTACATGCTTGAGTTTGTTGTAGTCAGATCTGCCTGCTGGCTAGATTTACATGCCTTTGTGTGATTCCTATTTAGGAATCTTTATAGTCCTTTATTGTTAACTACTCTTCGTTCATGAACTTATATGTGTATTGCTCCATATTAGTGCTGATTGCCTTTTGTCACCTTTTAGCTGTTAGACCTGGGCCGACCTTCCATTGTAAGATGCTTCTTTAGAATTTGTACCTAATTCTTACTTCGTCCCCTACAAGCTTTGAGATTCTTCAACCTAGATCTGCCCTCCACTTTATGTTGTGCTTAGAGTTTTTTTGGATCCTTTCCAAATCAAAGTAATTTAATTTGTGCTATATTATGTGATTCTGATTCCTGATTTTATAGATTCTTCTGGAAGTTCTTGTGCTCCTTTCAAATGATTTGCTTTCTTCCTCACTAATCTTCTAGTAGAAGCAt
Encoded proteins:
- the LOC103709711 gene encoding transcription factor EAT1-like; its protein translation is MHHQSEYFGPHEAMSIQGGAGAFGGLSQSNTISHSDLALMGGSSSSSSGNRNNLEEKLRLFRFLHEDPNVHHPHSAMGLDLHFQPGLDPRADIATTNLMQANNNQPYFDPTTPSNPWVIGMLNPGNFHYTADMFFGELPPDSTSTGSTILHDPMVHLDFPSQPSLVKDVLNSLPHDTGFFPGSNGVGELEDGYAGQLGRQQSDKKRKKGVSRQVEEAGSLKNEKQRRERITKKYDDLKSLIPDSTKQDRASIIADATDYINELLRTVKELKILVAEKRHRREWGKKLIVGDGVDGDVESSSIKPFIDDGDRAFRGSLRSSWIQRKSRETFVDVRIIEDEVYIKLTQRKKMDCLVVVSQVLDELQLELLHLSGGNIGDSHIFIFNTKIHEGSSVYASAIAKKLIEVLDVPYPPLPVSF